The region CGAGCAACATCGCCGTTGGGGTAGTAGGGATTCACCCACCCCGAGATCGTGGCCAGCAGGTTGCTGTCTCCGTCACCCAAGATCGGTGGCGGCTCCGCTGCGGCAGGACATTTGTCCGGCCACAACGGTGGAAACCCTCCCCCGAGGTCCACTCCTGCGGCATCGGCGTCTGCTCGCCAATGGTTTTGCGCGGACTGGGCAATGCCGCGGGCGATGCCGCCGAGCAACTCATGCAGCCGTACGAACCCGCCGAAGATGGTACGGACGGCGAGTGCATAGGAGCCGGCGAACTTCTGCGCCGGTTCGTCATCTCCCGCCGCGCCACTGAGATCACGCAGACCGTTGCCCAGCGCCTCGTAGGTACGCATGATCTGGTTCTGTCCGGCTAAGAAGTCCTGGGCGACCCGGTAGTAGTCGTCCGGGCGGATATCAACCGGGGTCGCCGGGCCGGGTTCGGGTGGCGGCGCCAAGGGCCGCGGAGCTGGAGACGACACTGGCCTCAGACCTCCCAGATCGACGAGTTCGACCGCACCGCCGCCACTTGGTTACCGTGCGTCGTCACCACAAGTTGGTGCATCTCGCGCACGTTCTCCCGCATCCCCGCCACGGCCTGATCCCACTCCGCTTGCGTGGCCTGATACGCATCGGCGGCGGTGCCACTCCAGGTGCCGAGTAATCGCGCCACGACGCCTTCGAGTTCCGTCAGCTGGAGGTCGATCTCGTCGACGTCCCGCCGTAGCGCCTCTTCGCGAGCCGCCAGAGCGTGAAAGTCCACCGCGATCTGATCCACCCGGTTGCTCCCCAGTCCGTCGTCAGCAGGCCACGTTGACCGACCGCCGAATTTCACATACTCCAGCGGGTCTCACAACCGATTCAGCGGAGATCACGACCGAGATCGCTCAATAGCATCAACGTCGACCGCTGCCTGGCATTCGCACGCCAGCTAGCGGAACTACTCGCCGATCCCGATGAAAGTGACGACTACGCATTCCTGCCCAACCGACACAGCACTGACGAAAGTCCGCTGCGGCGTGGCAGCCGATTGCGCCGTGCCGTGGACTCCGCAGGTAGCCAGGACTTTCATCTCGACCTCACCACGCGAAGCAACACTCCTCTAGCGCTGTGCCGCAGTTGTCTGCACAACCACCTGCAGACTCGACTAGCGATAGTGAGTTGCTCTGTCCTTGACAACGAGAGTTCGCGGCCCGGCGCCGAACGCCCG is a window of Saccharopolyspora phatthalungensis DNA encoding:
- a CDS encoding WXG100 family type VII secretion target, with protein sequence MDQIAVDFHALAAREEALRRDVDEIDLQLTELEGVVARLLGTWSGTAADAYQATQAEWDQAVAGMRENVREMHQLVVTTHGNQVAAVRSNSSIWEV